The sequence GTAGTTATGATGTGGAAAGGTGCTGGATTTGAAGTAGAAGACCTTGGAATTGATGTTCCACCAGAAAAATTTGTTGAAGCAGCCAATAGAGGCACTCAGATTATTGGAATGAGTGCCCTTTTGACAACAACAATGATAGCAATGAAAGAAGTGATTGAAAAGTTAAAAGAAACAGGAATAAGAGATAAAGTTAAAATTATTATTGGGGGCGCTCCTGTTACACAGGAATATGCGGATGAAATTGGTGCAGATGCTTATGCACCAGATGCTGCCACAGGTGTAGATAAAGTGAAAGAATTGCTAAATATTAAATAAGAAGGGATAGGGTATATATTGGTAAATTTTAAATATATTTCAAAAATCTTATGGATATTTTAAAAATATTTTTTCTTTTTATCTTTTCGTTCATTCTTGGAAGTATACCTTTTGGTTATGTTTTATGTAAAATTATTAAAAAAATTGACATAAGAAAATATGGAAGTGGAAATATTGGTGCTACTAATGTTTACAGGGTATGTGGAGGATTTTTAGGGTCATCTGTTTTATTTCTTGATATAATAAAGGGCTATATCCCTGTTTTCATTTCAAGAAATTTTTTTGAATTTTCTTCTATAATTTCAATATTGATAGGACTTGCTGCTATTTTAGGGCATACTTTTTCTCCTTTTTTAAAAGGTAAAGGCGGAAAAGGAATTTCAACAAGTTTTGGTGTTATAATTGCTCTTTTCCCATTATCTGCTTTTTGTTCTTTTATTATTTTTGTTCTTGTTTTGTTTATTTTTCATATTGTTTCTGTTGCATCAATTACTGCAAGTTTTTTTCTCCCAATTTCTATTTATATTTCCTCCAAGGATATTCCTTTAACTATTTTTGGAATAATAATTTTTATTTTTATTATCTATACTCATAGAGAAAACATTAAAAGATTAAAAAAGGGAAAGGAGAAAAGGATAATTTTGCCATGGGAGAAAAAATAGGTATTTTAGGAAGTGGTGCTTGGGGAATTTGTTTATCACTACTACTAT is a genomic window of bacterium containing:
- the plsY gene encoding glycerol-3-phosphate 1-O-acyltransferase PlsY, whose protein sequence is MDILKIFFLFIFSFILGSIPFGYVLCKIIKKIDIRKYGSGNIGATNVYRVCGGFLGSSVLFLDIIKGYIPVFISRNFFEFSSIISILIGLAAILGHTFSPFLKGKGGKGISTSFGVIIALFPLSAFCSFIIFVLVLFIFHIVSVASITASFFLPISIYISSKDIPLTIFGIIIFIFIIYTHRENIKRLKKGKEKRIILPWEKK